From Candidatus Gastranaerophilales bacterium, one genomic window encodes:
- a CDS encoding NAD-dependent epimerase/dehydratase family protein, translating to MKHLNKSKILLTGATGFIGSHLLHSLIKNGYYVIVLKRAKSNLWRINKISQNTNVEIIDIDTINLETIFVKNDINTIIHCATDYGRGKTEVVDILQSNLIFPLRLLEYAKRHNVKVFINTDSYFNKQKNIYSFLSSYCLSKRNFVQWLKQYSGEIKIINVILEHVFGENDNDYKFVETAIKDIAIDQINNYDATLGQQIRDFIYINDVTNAYLKILEYSQENDFSYETFNVGTGIGTNIKDFLLAIKEASHSSTNIKFGAIPYRDNEIMYSTADISNLNKLNWHPQTDLDSTLKKIINLYKERENDSKK from the coding sequence ATGAAGCATCTTAACAAATCAAAAATTTTATTAACAGGAGCTACAGGTTTTATAGGGAGCCATTTACTTCATTCCCTTATTAAAAACGGTTATTATGTTATTGTTTTAAAACGTGCTAAATCTAATTTGTGGCGGATTAACAAAATTTCTCAAAATACAAATGTAGAAATAATCGATATTGATACTATCAATTTAGAAACCATTTTCGTAAAAAATGATATTAATACAATTATTCATTGTGCAACCGATTATGGGCGAGGTAAAACCGAAGTCGTCGATATTCTACAATCTAATTTAATATTTCCATTACGTTTATTAGAATATGCGAAAAGACATAATGTTAAAGTTTTTATAAATACTGATTCTTATTTTAATAAACAAAAAAATATCTATTCTTTTCTATCATCATATTGCTTATCAAAGAGAAATTTTGTACAATGGCTAAAGCAATATTCAGGAGAAATAAAAATAATAAATGTCATACTAGAACATGTTTTTGGCGAAAATGATAATGACTACAAATTTGTAGAAACTGCTATAAAAGATATTGCAATAGACCAAATAAACAATTACGATGCAACTTTAGGACAACAAATCAGAGATTTTATATATATTAACGACGTTACAAATGCTTACTTAAAAATTCTCGAATATTCTCAAGAGAACGATTTTTCCTATGAAACATTTAATGTTGGTACAGGAATAGGCACTAATATCAAGGATTTTTTATTAGCAATAAAAGAAGCATCGCATAGCTCCACGAATATTAAATTTGGAGCAATTCCATATCGAGATAACGAAATTATGTACTCGACAGCTGATATTTCAAATCTAAACAAACTAAATTGGCATCCTCAAACAGATTTGGACTCTACTTTAAAAAAAATTATTAATCTTTATAAAGAAAGAGAAAATGACAGTAAAAAATAA
- a CDS encoding thiamine pyrophosphate-binding protein — protein MAKIKVSDYIAKRLKETHKIENFFMVSGGGAMHLNNSLGRYLDYIANHHEQASAIAAEGYFRASGKVAVVNVTTGPGGLNCLNGIMGQWTDSVPVLYISGQVKFSTTISSCPNIPLRQLGDQEVDIINIVKPLTKYAVMITDPLSVKYHLDKAIYEASTGRFGPVWLDIPMNIQSAMIEENELIDFIPEKRNNKNDNKITEVISLLKQSKRPLIVAGHGIRLSNTVDLLKQITKNTDIPIATTFNAIDIIEENNKNFIGRIGSLGQRGANFTLQNCDLLICLGTRNNIRQVSYNCENYAKNAKKIAVDIDAAELEKPTITLDLKINSDLKDFLPDFAKHIDKFECSEWLDFCKKLKNKYSFDSYDEYKNKNEKINVYTFTKTLTDILPEKAILIAANGTACVSLFQVGNVNSSQRIFWNSGDASMGYELPASIGASVANPQNDIIVLAGDGSIMMNLQELQTIKHNNLPIKIFVINNGAYASIQQTQKRFFDGHMTGSGIESGVSVPDFEAVGKAFGLKTVRIKTSHDLKEQIDKVLNTQGAILCEVFVDKDYSFVPKLTAKKLPDGSMVSASFENMAPFLSDIELQENMIK, from the coding sequence ATGGCAAAAATTAAAGTTTCAGATTATATAGCTAAACGCCTGAAAGAAACTCACAAAATCGAAAACTTTTTTATGGTTTCAGGTGGCGGGGCAATGCACCTCAATAACAGCTTGGGTAGGTATCTCGATTATATAGCCAATCACCATGAACAAGCCTCAGCAATTGCGGCAGAAGGATATTTCAGAGCATCTGGAAAAGTAGCAGTTGTAAACGTAACGACCGGCCCCGGAGGATTAAATTGTTTAAACGGAATAATGGGGCAATGGACTGATAGCGTACCGGTTTTGTATATATCAGGTCAAGTTAAATTTTCAACAACAATATCATCGTGCCCCAATATTCCATTAAGGCAACTGGGCGACCAAGAAGTTGACATTATTAACATTGTTAAGCCGTTAACAAAATATGCTGTTATGATTACAGACCCGCTTTCTGTTAAATATCATTTAGATAAGGCTATCTACGAGGCATCAACGGGGAGATTTGGTCCTGTTTGGCTTGATATTCCGATGAATATCCAAAGTGCTATGATTGAAGAAAATGAACTTATTGATTTTATTCCGGAAAAACGCAATAACAAAAATGACAACAAAATCACTGAAGTGATATCGCTTCTAAAACAATCAAAACGCCCATTAATTGTTGCAGGACATGGGATTAGACTATCAAATACTGTAGATTTATTAAAACAAATTACAAAAAATACAGATATCCCTATCGCCACAACATTTAATGCCATTGATATCATTGAAGAAAATAATAAAAATTTTATCGGAAGAATTGGTTCTTTAGGTCAAAGGGGAGCTAATTTTACTCTACAAAACTGCGACCTTTTAATATGCTTGGGAACAAGAAATAATATAAGGCAAGTAAGTTATAACTGCGAAAATTACGCTAAAAATGCAAAAAAAATTGCAGTTGATATAGACGCAGCGGAACTAGAGAAGCCAACAATTACTCTTGATTTAAAAATCAATTCCGATTTAAAAGACTTTTTACCTGATTTTGCAAAACACATTGATAAATTTGAATGCAGCGAATGGCTTGATTTTTGTAAAAAGCTAAAAAACAAATATTCATTTGATAGTTATGACGAATATAAAAACAAAAATGAGAAAATAAATGTTTATACCTTTACAAAGACACTTACGGATATTTTACCTGAAAAAGCAATATTAATAGCAGCAAATGGAACAGCCTGCGTTTCGTTATTTCAAGTGGGAAATGTAAACTCATCTCAACGCATTTTTTGGAACTCGGGAGATGCCTCAATGGGTTATGAACTTCCTGCGTCAATTGGAGCTTCAGTAGCAAATCCTCAAAATGATATTATTGTCCTTGCTGGAGATGGTTCTATAATGATGAATTTGCAAGAGCTTCAAACAATAAAGCATAACAATTTGCCTATTAAAATTTTTGTCATTAATAACGGAGCTTACGCATCAATTCAACAAACTCAAAAACGTTTTTTTGATGGACACATGACTGGTTCCGGAATAGAAAGCGGCGTGAGCGTACCTGATTTTGAAGCGGTGGGAAAAGCTTTCGGACTTAAAACTGTTCGAATCAAAACTTCTCACGATTTGAAAGAACAAATCGACAAGGTTTTAAATACCCAAGGTGCAATCTTATGCGAAGTTTTTGTGGATAAAGATTATTCTTTTGTTCCGAAATTAACAGCAAAAAAATTGCCCGACGGCTCTATGGTTTCTGCAAGTTTTGAAAATATGGCACCGTTTTTATCAGATATTGAGCTACAGGAAAATATGATAAAATGA
- a CDS encoding SDR family NAD(P)-dependent oxidoreductase: MLRAFVTGGSRGIGKVICVTLKNNDIEVVAPTHKEMDLSSTESIRAYFKSQKPEFDILVNNAGINNLATLDEINDDAVQKMMQVNLLSQLELIKIIAPYMKRNKYGKIVNIASIWSDFSKEKRLLYTIAKSGVKGLTRATAVELSQYGILVNAVAPGFINTEMTAKNNTPEQVAEIARMLPCKRLGSPKEIAEFVYFLASEKNSFMTGQTIFVDGGFSCV, translated from the coding sequence ATGCTTAGAGCATTCGTTACAGGAGGTTCAAGAGGAATAGGTAAAGTCATTTGTGTAACATTGAAAAATAACGACATTGAAGTTGTAGCACCAACTCACAAAGAAATGGATTTGAGTTCAACTGAATCTATTCGAGCATATTTCAAAAGCCAAAAACCAGAATTTGATATCCTAGTAAACAATGCCGGAATCAACAATCTTGCTACTCTTGATGAAATCAATGATGATGCCGTGCAAAAAATGATGCAAGTCAATCTGCTTTCGCAACTTGAACTAATAAAAATCATTGCACCTTATATGAAAAGGAATAAATACGGAAAAATAGTCAACATAGCATCAATTTGGTCAGATTTTTCTAAGGAAAAACGTTTATTATACACAATTGCGAAATCAGGAGTAAAAGGTCTTACAAGAGCAACAGCTGTTGAACTTTCACAATACGGTATTTTAGTTAATGCTGTAGCTCCGGGATTTATAAATACCGAAATGACAGCCAAAAACAATACACCTGAGCAAGTAGCTGAAATTGCAAGAATGCTCCCTTGCAAAAGGCTCGGTTCCCCAAAAGAAATTGCAGAATTTGTTTACTTTTTGGCTTCTGAAAAAAATTCTTTTATGACAGGTCAAACAATATTTGTCGATGGAGGCTTTTCATGTGTTTAG
- the rfbH gene encoding lipopolysaccharide biosynthesis protein RfbH — MFHSLMENILRAAIKKLGKVYYNTVYKKRNKSNYIPASGKVLGAEELCNMFDASMDMWLTTGRFNKAFEEKFAKYLGVKHCLTVNSGSSANLLALSSLMSYKLTDRQVKKGDEVISVAAGFPTTINPILQNGLIPVFIDCDINTCNIKIDDIEKAITPKTKVIMLAHTMGNVYNLEKIKQLCDKYKLWLIEDNCDALGATYKGKYTGTYGDIATFSFYPAHFITMGEGGAVITNDTQLNKIIKSYRDWGRDCWCEPGHDNTCNCRFEQQWGKLPFGYDHKYTYSHVGYNMKITDWQAAIGLAQLDKVDSFIQKRRDNFKYLYNKLSDLNEYLILPQIDTEANPSWFGFLISIKPNEKFNKFQMVEYLEENGVGTRQLFAGNILRQPMFVENDIPLRINDSQLLNSKNLTEEHYKMLPNTDFIMNNTFWVGVFPALGEKELNHTSDIIHKFIEDHCE, encoded by the coding sequence ATGTTCCATAGTTTAATGGAAAATATTTTGAGGGCAGCCATAAAAAAACTTGGAAAAGTTTATTATAATACGGTTTATAAAAAAAGAAATAAATCAAACTATATTCCAGCGTCAGGAAAAGTTTTAGGAGCAGAAGAACTTTGCAATATGTTTGATGCATCTATGGATATGTGGCTCACAACCGGTAGATTTAATAAAGCATTTGAAGAAAAATTTGCTAAATATTTAGGAGTAAAGCATTGTTTAACCGTAAACTCAGGTTCAAGTGCAAATTTATTAGCTTTATCTTCATTAATGTCATATAAATTAACTGACAGACAAGTCAAAAAAGGCGATGAGGTCATCTCTGTTGCTGCAGGCTTTCCAACAACAATAAATCCAATTTTACAAAACGGATTAATACCTGTTTTTATTGATTGCGACATTAATACATGCAATATAAAAATCGACGATATTGAAAAAGCTATCACTCCAAAAACAAAGGTGATTATGCTTGCTCATACAATGGGGAATGTCTATAATTTGGAAAAAATAAAGCAATTGTGTGATAAGTATAAATTATGGTTAATCGAAGATAATTGTGATGCACTCGGAGCTACCTACAAAGGTAAATACACAGGTACATACGGAGATATTGCAACCTTTAGTTTTTATCCGGCTCATTTCATAACAATGGGTGAGGGCGGTGCTGTTATTACAAATGATACCCAATTAAACAAAATTATAAAATCATATCGAGATTGGGGACGTGATTGTTGGTGCGAACCGGGGCATGACAATACTTGCAACTGCCGATTTGAACAACAATGGGGAAAATTACCTTTTGGTTATGACCATAAATATACATATTCGCATGTAGGATATAATATGAAAATCACTGATTGGCAAGCTGCTATCGGACTTGCACAATTAGATAAAGTGGATTCTTTTATACAAAAAAGACGCGATAATTTTAAATACTTATACAATAAATTATCAGATTTAAATGAATATTTAATTCTTCCACAAATTGACACTGAAGCTAATCCCTCTTGGTTTGGCTTCTTGATATCAATAAAGCCTAATGAAAAATTCAACAAATTTCAAATGGTTGAATATCTCGAAGAAAATGGTGTTGGAACAAGACAATTATTCGCGGGTAACATTCTTCGTCAACCAATGTTTGTTGAAAATGATATTCCTTTAAGGATAAATGATTCTCAATTATTAAACTCTAAAAATTTAACAGAAGAACATTATAAAATGCTCCCCAATACCGATTTTATAATGAATAACACATTCTGGGTCGGAGTATTTCCAGCATTAGGAGAAAAAGAACTTAATCACACCTCAGACATTATTCACAAATTTATTGAGGACCATTGTGAATGA
- a CDS encoding 3-dehydroquinate synthase has protein sequence MCLDELIIKSNIKDYCVSFESNGDFIKELTNIENTVFVIDKKVWNLHKNSLLAPIKDSNYILQEAKEDKKNIKSVCKLYEKIMQSAPRKNMTLISIGGGIIQDITGFVASSLYRGINWIFIPTTLLAQVDSCIGAKTSLNFKHYKNLVGTFYPPSKIYIYPNILHTLKKADYYSGIGEMAKLNLMEGEISSQNFVKNLSQIDKQQPDILLKEIKHCLKIKKSYIENDEFDTGKRNLLNFGHCFGHAIESSTDFAISHGQAVVLGMILANKYSLKQNKLTEEKEKWILNNILSPILTTNIKKLKINSKKTIQAMKQDKKNIGKGLALVLLENDFNLLKITNLKQEEAQNLIEDYIKEIQNGKN, from the coding sequence ATGTGTTTAGATGAATTGATTATAAAATCAAATATAAAAGATTACTGTGTGAGTTTTGAAAGCAACGGTGATTTTATAAAAGAGCTTACAAATATTGAAAACACCGTTTTTGTAATAGATAAAAAGGTTTGGAACTTACACAAAAATTCTCTTTTAGCCCCTATTAAAGATTCAAATTACATTTTGCAAGAAGCAAAAGAAGATAAAAAAAATATAAAATCCGTTTGCAAATTATATGAAAAAATAATGCAATCTGCACCTCGAAAAAACATGACTCTTATCTCAATAGGTGGGGGTATAATTCAAGATATAACAGGCTTTGTAGCATCTTCTTTATACCGAGGAATAAACTGGATTTTTATCCCTACGACCTTGCTTGCCCAAGTAGATAGTTGCATCGGAGCGAAAACATCTTTAAATTTTAAACATTATAAAAATCTTGTAGGGACGTTCTATCCTCCATCAAAAATTTATATCTATCCTAATATTTTGCACACCTTAAAAAAAGCTGACTATTACTCAGGAATAGGAGAAATGGCTAAGCTTAATTTAATGGAGGGGGAAATTTCTTCACAAAATTTTGTTAAAAATCTTTCCCAAATAGATAAGCAACAACCCGACATTTTACTCAAAGAAATAAAACATTGCTTAAAAATAAAAAAATCCTATATAGAAAATGATGAATTTGACACGGGAAAACGGAATTTATTAAACTTCGGGCATTGTTTTGGACATGCAATAGAAAGTTCAACTGATTTTGCAATCTCACACGGTCAAGCTGTTGTGTTGGGTATGATTTTAGCAAATAAGTATTCTTTAAAACAAAACAAATTAACTGAAGAAAAAGAAAAATGGATTTTAAATAACATATTGAGTCCTATATTAACTACAAATATAAAAAAATTAAAAATTAACTCTAAAAAGACTATTCAAGCAATGAAGCAAGATAAAAAAAATATCGGGAAAGGTCTTGCATTGGTATTATTAGAAAACGATTTTAATCTATTAAAAATCACTAATTTAAAACAAGAAGAAGCTCAAAACTTGATTGAAGATTATATAAAAGAGATACAAAATGGCAAAAATTAA
- a CDS encoding NAD(P)-dependent oxidoreductase, with translation MKKKILLTGGNGFIGKNIKESYLSQNYEIIAPSSKELNLLDTDCSDDFFKDKNFDVILHAACKPGHRNAKDRSNLYYSNVKMFLNLERNKNHYKKLINFGSGAIYDGSDDISNAVEDSIYKKMPDDEHGFCKYTVRKMIDNLDGFVDLNIFGIFGKYEDYAIRFISNAIAKTVFNYPITLRQDRLFSYLYIDDLMPILEFFIENETKYKSYNIVPDEKTSLLNIANKISKLRNNNLGIKVAKAGTGIEYTGSNNRLKQEFKQIKFTKIDEAIKQLYTYYQEEKNNLNENLLKSDK, from the coding sequence ATGAAAAAGAAAATTCTTCTCACCGGTGGCAACGGTTTTATTGGAAAGAACATAAAAGAAAGTTATTTAAGCCAAAATTACGAAATAATTGCACCTTCAAGTAAAGAGTTGAACTTACTTGATACCGATTGTTCAGATGATTTTTTTAAAGACAAAAACTTTGATGTTATCTTGCACGCTGCCTGCAAACCAGGGCATCGAAATGCAAAAGACCGTTCGAATCTCTATTATTCAAATGTAAAAATGTTCTTAAATCTTGAACGAAATAAAAATCATTATAAAAAACTTATAAACTTCGGCTCAGGAGCAATCTACGATGGAAGTGATGATATTTCAAACGCAGTTGAAGATAGCATTTATAAAAAAATGCCTGATGATGAACATGGTTTTTGCAAATACACAGTAAGGAAAATGATTGACAACCTAGATGGCTTTGTCGACCTTAATATTTTTGGGATTTTCGGCAAATACGAAGATTATGCTATTCGATTTATTTCAAATGCTATTGCGAAAACTGTTTTTAATTATCCCATTACATTAAGACAAGATAGGCTTTTCAGCTATTTATACATAGATGATTTAATGCCGATTTTAGAATTTTTTATAGAAAACGAAACTAAATATAAATCCTATAATATTGTCCCTGATGAAAAGACATCACTATTAAACATCGCAAATAAAATATCTAAACTTAGAAATAACAATCTAGGGATAAAAGTTGCCAAAGCGGGCACCGGAATAGAATATACCGGAAGCAACAACCGTCTTAAACAAGAATTTAAGCAAATAAAATTTACAAAAATAGATGAAGCTATAAAACAATTATATACATATTATCAAGAAGAAAAAAACAATTTAAATGAAAACTTATTAAAATCCGATAAATAG
- a CDS encoding tetratricopeptide repeat protein: protein MNSIQKAIEAYQNNDFELAESICLAPINIEHSFDDVADILAAIYINKKDLKILKDKSTFYLPLIRKIAVNCYKLNLNETSKIFFEKALQLDVKDYVACNYLGLIAELLSNYKEAEKFYQKAIEITPDYNPIYNIGVLYRKTGDIDSSIKYLERACELQPVSKTAHYSLGMSYLMKKDFYKGYEHFIKREFREKSKLKNVIFKLEQKSHKDKTILIYCDAGLGDAIMFSRYFPYLKQHFEEIIVYARRELINLFQYSFKDLIFVDDIKDINYDCSVLAMNLPYLLNMDFAQTPTDFYLKSDENKENIYKNKFFNSDKLKVGIVAYAGGQSQRTQKFRTIGFEKFSFLKDFSNMEKYSFQKFDFAPTPILPTYLTDIGNTFFNFSDTAAALKNIDLLISTDTATAHLAGALGIKTFLLLPNCYDWRWFDGSKATLWYKNTQLFVQTETENWSDVIEQIKTELNKMAN from the coding sequence ATGAATTCTATACAAAAAGCAATAGAAGCTTATCAAAATAACGATTTTGAACTCGCTGAGTCAATTTGCCTCGCCCCGATAAACATAGAACACAGTTTTGATGATGTAGCAGACATTTTGGCAGCCATATATATTAATAAAAAAGATTTAAAAATTTTAAAGGACAAAAGTACATTTTACCTGCCGTTAATACGAAAAATCGCAGTGAACTGTTATAAACTTAACTTGAACGAAACGTCAAAAATATTTTTTGAAAAAGCACTACAATTAGATGTAAAAGACTATGTTGCTTGCAATTATCTTGGCTTGATAGCAGAACTTCTCTCAAACTACAAGGAGGCTGAAAAATTTTACCAAAAAGCAATAGAAATCACCCCCGACTATAACCCCATTTATAACATTGGAGTTTTATACAGAAAAACAGGTGATATAGACTCATCAATAAAATACTTAGAAAGAGCTTGCGAATTGCAACCGGTGAGCAAAACCGCCCATTACAGCTTAGGTATGTCTTATTTAATGAAGAAAGATTTTTATAAAGGCTATGAACATTTTATAAAACGAGAATTTAGAGAAAAAAGCAAATTAAAAAATGTAATTTTTAAGCTTGAACAAAAAAGCCACAAAGATAAAACAATTTTAATATACTGTGACGCAGGGCTTGGCGATGCTATAATGTTTTCGAGGTATTTCCCTTATTTAAAACAACATTTTGAAGAAATAATCGTTTACGCAAGACGCGAATTAATTAACCTATTTCAATACTCTTTTAAAGACCTTATTTTTGTGGATGATATTAAGGATATAAATTATGACTGTTCGGTTTTAGCAATGAATTTACCATACTTATTAAACATGGATTTTGCACAAACCCCAACCGATTTTTACTTAAAGTCAGATGAAAATAAAGAAAATATATATAAAAACAAATTTTTCAATTCTGATAAACTAAAAGTTGGAATAGTAGCTTACGCAGGTGGGCAAAGTCAAAGAACACAGAAGTTTCGGACTATTGGATTTGAAAAATTTTCTTTTTTAAAAGATTTTTCAAACATGGAAAAATATTCTTTTCAAAAATTTGATTTTGCACCGACTCCAATACTTCCTACTTATTTAACAGATATTGGAAATACCTTTTTTAATTTTTCAGATACCGCAGCAGCTTTAAAGAACATTGATTTGCTGATTTCTACAGATACAGCAACCGCTCATTTAGCAGGAGCCTTGGGAATAAAAACATTTCTATTGCTACCTAATTGTTATGACTGGAGATGGTTCGACGGAAGCAAAGCTACACTATGGTATAAAAACACGCAGCTTTTTGTCCAAACAGAAACCGAAAATTGGTCTGACGTAATTGAACAAATAAAAACAGAATTAAACAAAATGGCAAACTAA
- a CDS encoding glycosyltransferase family 2 protein yields MTVKNKLDIILITYNRASNLRKTFLQILDEKSPIKDFDILVIDNNSTDSTYDVVMEFKKTAPNIKYQKNKYNVGLSANIVFAMYKASKDYVWIISDDDNYDFSNWNEVENAINQNEDIICCARYAIPDEHKNDIAYQLIQVTFLTGLITKTGIYNDTTIKSAFDNIYTIFPHMGPIVSSINQGKHIYVVDKPISDNGMIAGETDCSYIRGYNVDDLYMRTQANSWIVGYANILSALKDKKLISHSLEIAIIHPHIHGNFKNFYHDISMFYAKPKYISQFYDVWQFLPPKHQFIISFYFVYFLFKNYFENLSTQLLSYIKKYYIKQKALLFKLKLLFMGINIFTKTQDQARLNYLNSVKIQETINEIANSNKNKKILLYGIGSYGKILIEKFNFSKMNTIGICDKNFLTQEKYKNWTKYSPQDITRLKPDIIIYLLANTEYVRKSLALEGYNIKQIDLLKQTKLFAQIDCEINNITTK; encoded by the coding sequence ATGACAGTAAAAAATAAATTAGATATAATATTAATCACCTACAATAGAGCATCTAATCTAAGAAAGACGTTCTTACAAATATTAGATGAAAAATCACCTATAAAAGATTTTGACATTCTAGTTATTGACAACAACTCTACAGACTCTACGTATGATGTTGTAATGGAATTTAAAAAAACAGCTCCTAATATCAAATATCAGAAAAACAAATATAATGTTGGTTTATCAGCCAATATCGTTTTTGCAATGTATAAAGCATCAAAAGATTATGTGTGGATAATTTCTGATGACGACAATTATGATTTTTCAAATTGGAATGAAGTCGAAAATGCAATTAATCAAAATGAAGATATCATTTGTTGTGCCAGATATGCAATACCTGACGAACACAAGAATGATATAGCTTACCAACTTATTCAAGTAACTTTCTTAACAGGCTTAATAACAAAAACCGGTATATATAACGACACAACAATAAAAAGTGCTTTTGATAATATTTATACAATTTTTCCTCACATGGGTCCGATTGTATCTTCAATAAATCAAGGAAAACACATATACGTTGTTGATAAGCCTATTTCAGACAATGGAATGATTGCAGGCGAGACTGATTGTTCATATATTAGGGGATATAATGTTGACGATTTATATATGAGAACTCAAGCCAATTCTTGGATTGTCGGATATGCCAATATATTATCAGCGTTAAAAGATAAAAAATTAATTTCTCATTCACTTGAAATTGCAATTATCCATCCACATATACATGGAAATTTCAAGAATTTTTATCACGATATTTCAATGTTTTATGCAAAACCTAAATATATTTCACAATTTTATGATGTTTGGCAATTTCTACCACCCAAACATCAATTTATAATTTCTTTTTATTTTGTCTATTTTTTATTCAAAAATTATTTTGAAAATTTATCAACACAATTACTTTCTTATATAAAAAAGTATTATATAAAACAAAAAGCTCTATTATTTAAATTGAAATTATTATTTATGGGTATAAATATTTTCACTAAAACTCAAGACCAAGCAAGATTAAATTATTTAAATAGTGTAAAAATACAGGAAACTATCAATGAAATCGCAAATTCAAATAAAAACAAAAAAATATTATTATACGGTATTGGCTCATATGGAAAAATTTTAATAGAAAAGTTTAATTTTTCTAAAATGAATACCATTGGCATTTGTGATAAAAATTTTTTGACCCAAGAAAAATATAAAAATTGGACAAAATATTCACCTCAAGATATTACTCGACTAAAGCCTGATATCATAATCTATTTATTGGCAAATACCGAATATGTTAGAAAATCACTTGCTCTTGAAGGTTACAACATTAAACAAATCGATTTATTAAAACAAACTAAGTTATTTGCACAAATTGATTGCGAAATAAATAATATTACAACTAAATAA
- a CDS encoding aldolase/citrate lyase family protein — protein sequence MNILEKKMVETLTDLKENHHVIAVKAEFEAEGTRLEEAMRLKEVVTRAGLDLAIKIGGCEALKDMYDAKTIGVNTIVAPMIESAYAMKKYLASAKLAFSNEELDDIKLFINLETQTGLKNVEEMMQLENADDLEGIVLGRVDMCGSLGLTREDINSDKILEIAKKIATVCKNNNKKLVIGGGVSAYSLPFFKSIPDGILTKFETRKIIFDAQKALNDKNADKGILKAVGFELMWLKNKRDFYKMILNEDAQRLVMLETRYKKLIEAAGGVYA from the coding sequence ATGAACATATTAGAAAAGAAGATGGTTGAAACCCTAACAGACCTGAAAGAAAATCATCACGTAATCGCTGTCAAAGCTGAATTTGAAGCCGAAGGAACTCGTCTTGAAGAAGCAATGCGGTTAAAAGAAGTCGTAACAAGAGCGGGGCTGGATTTGGCGATAAAAATCGGTGGCTGTGAAGCTCTTAAAGATATGTATGACGCAAAAACTATCGGAGTAAATACAATCGTAGCCCCAATGATTGAAAGTGCTTATGCAATGAAAAAATATTTAGCTTCTGCTAAACTTGCATTTTCTAATGAAGAATTGGATGACATCAAATTATTCATTAATTTAGAAACCCAAACAGGACTGAAAAATGTTGAAGAAATGATGCAACTTGAAAACGCTGATGACCTTGAAGGTATAGTTCTCGGAAGAGTCGATATGTGTGGCTCGCTCGGACTAACCAGAGAAGATATAAATTCTGATAAAATATTAGAAATAGCTAAAAAAATTGCCACAGTTTGCAAAAACAACAACAAAAAACTCGTAATTGGTGGAGGCGTTTCAGCCTATTCTCTTCCTTTTTTCAAGTCAATACCTGATGGTATTTTGACGAAATTTGAAACAAGAAAAATAATATTTGACGCACAAAAAGCACTTAATGATAAAAATGCAGACAAAGGCATATTAAAAGCTGTCGGTTTTGAACTTATGTGGCTGAAAAATAAACGAGATTTTTATAAAATGATTTTGAATGAAGATGCACAACGCCTTGTAATGCTTGAAACAAGATACAAAAAACTAATTGAAGCTGCAGGAGGCGTATATGCTTAG